Proteins from one Hydrogenophaga sp. SL48 genomic window:
- a CDS encoding flavin monoamine oxidase family protein encodes MTHTRPATAPVTIFGPDFPFAFDDWLKHPQGLATLPASAHGTEVAIVGAGIAGLVAAYELMKLGLKPVVYEASRMGGRLRSQPFEGGQGVIAELGGMRFPASGTAFYHYVHLLGLQTQPFPNPLTPAAGSTVIDLEGQTHYARSLAELPPLFTEVAEAWSEALAELGFGDLQRALRERDVPHLKTLWNRLVPLWDDRTFYDFIAQSEAFSKLSFRHREVFGQVGFGTGGWDSDFPNTMLEILRVVLTGCDEDQHLIVGGVQQVPLGLWAHAPGQITHWPAGTSLASLHGGATRAGVTAIARAADGRLAVTDTWGATRHFPAVLVTCQSWLLTTQIAVEESLFSQKLWMALDRTRYMQSSKTFVMVDRPFWRDVDPATGRDTMSMTLTDRLTRGTYLFDNGPDRPAVICLSYAWMSDALKMLPHSPEKRVQLALAALNKIYPAVDIASHIVGDPITISWEADPYFLGAFKGALPGHYRYNQRMYGHFMQDGLPAAERGIFLAGDDVSFTPAWVEGAVQTSLNAVWGIVHQLGGQCPADNPGPGECFPEIGPIALPE; translated from the coding sequence ATGACCCACACCCGCCCCGCCACCGCCCCGGTCACGATCTTCGGCCCGGACTTCCCCTTTGCCTTCGACGACTGGCTGAAACACCCGCAGGGTCTGGCCACGTTGCCAGCCAGCGCGCACGGCACCGAGGTGGCCATCGTCGGCGCGGGCATCGCCGGGCTGGTGGCGGCCTACGAGCTGATGAAGCTGGGCCTGAAGCCCGTGGTGTACGAGGCCTCGCGCATGGGCGGGCGGCTGCGTTCGCAACCGTTTGAAGGCGGCCAGGGCGTGATCGCCGAGCTGGGCGGCATGCGCTTCCCGGCGTCGGGCACGGCCTTCTACCACTACGTGCACCTGCTCGGCCTGCAGACCCAGCCCTTCCCCAACCCGCTGACGCCCGCGGCCGGCAGCACGGTGATCGACCTCGAAGGCCAGACGCACTACGCGCGCTCGCTGGCCGAGCTGCCGCCTCTGTTCACCGAGGTGGCCGAGGCCTGGAGCGAGGCGCTCGCCGAACTGGGTTTCGGCGACCTGCAGCGGGCGCTGCGCGAGCGCGACGTGCCGCACCTGAAGACCCTGTGGAACCGTCTCGTGCCGTTGTGGGACGACCGCACGTTTTACGACTTCATCGCACAGTCGGAAGCGTTTTCGAAGCTCTCGTTCCGGCACCGCGAGGTGTTCGGCCAGGTGGGCTTCGGCACCGGCGGCTGGGACTCGGACTTTCCCAACACCATGCTGGAGATCCTGCGCGTGGTGCTCACGGGTTGCGACGAAGACCAGCACCTGATCGTGGGCGGCGTGCAGCAGGTGCCGCTGGGCCTGTGGGCCCACGCGCCCGGGCAGATCACCCACTGGCCCGCCGGCACCTCGCTCGCCAGCCTGCACGGCGGTGCCACGCGCGCGGGCGTCACCGCCATCGCGCGCGCGGCGGACGGCCGGCTCGCCGTCACCGACACCTGGGGCGCCACGCGCCATTTCCCGGCCGTGCTCGTGACCTGCCAGAGCTGGCTGCTCACCACGCAGATCGCGGTCGAAGAAAGCCTGTTCTCGCAGAAGTTGTGGATGGCGCTGGACCGCACGCGCTACATGCAGTCGAGCAAGACCTTCGTGATGGTGGACCGCCCGTTCTGGAGAGACGTGGACCCCGCCACCGGCCGCGACACCATGAGCATGACGCTCACCGACCGGCTCACGCGCGGCACCTACCTGTTCGACAACGGGCCGGACCGGCCTGCCGTGATCTGCCTCTCCTACGCCTGGATGAGCGACGCCCTCAAGATGCTGCCGCACAGCCCCGAAAAACGCGTGCAGCTGGCGCTGGCGGCGCTGAACAAGATCTACCCGGCCGTGGACATCGCCAGCCACATCGTCGGCGACCCGATCACCATTTCATGGGAGGCCGACCCGTATTTCCTCGGCGCCTTCAAGGGCGCCCTGCCCGGCCACTACCGCTACAACCAGCGCATGTACGGCCACTTCATGCAGGACGGCTTGCCCGCCGCCGAACGCGGCATCTTCCTCGCGGGCGACGACGTGTCGTTCACCCCCGCCTGGGTCGAAGGCGCGGTGCAGACCTCGCTCAACGCGGTGTGGGGCATCGTCCACCAGCTCGGGGGTCAGTGCCCGGCCGACAACCCCGGGCCGGGCGAGTGCTTCCCCGAGATCGGCCCCATCGCCTTGCCAGAATGA
- a CDS encoding LysE/ArgO family amino acid transporter, with translation MVLAFPTFSAGMLLSMSLIMAIGPQNAHVLRMGLQRQHLWLTVAVCALADVVLIGLGVLGLAQLGGLSDKMLGALVGAGVLFLGVYGWQAFQRFLKPQAMVALNDGAGDQTRQAPTPLTQRQAILSALAFSWLNPHAWIDTAVLIGTASLAYGQGSTVFGLGAATGSLVWFLLLGAAAFWLGRRLNSLHLWRLLDGAVALMMWATAGWLIASLF, from the coding sequence ATGGTCCTCGCTTTTCCCACCTTCTCCGCCGGCATGCTGTTGAGCATGTCGCTCATCATGGCGATCGGCCCGCAGAACGCGCACGTGCTGCGCATGGGCCTGCAGCGCCAGCACCTGTGGCTCACCGTGGCCGTGTGTGCGCTGGCCGACGTGGTGCTGATCGGCCTCGGCGTGCTCGGTCTGGCCCAGCTCGGCGGCCTCTCCGACAAGATGCTCGGCGCGCTGGTGGGTGCCGGCGTGTTGTTCCTGGGCGTGTACGGCTGGCAGGCGTTCCAGCGCTTCCTGAAGCCGCAGGCGATGGTCGCGCTGAACGACGGTGCCGGCGACCAGACCCGCCAAGCCCCCACACCGTTGACGCAGCGCCAGGCCATCCTCTCGGCGCTCGCGTTCTCGTGGCTCAACCCGCACGCCTGGATCGACACCGCCGTGCTGATCGGCACGGCCTCGCTGGCCTACGGGCAGGGCAGCACCGTGTTCGGCCTGGGCGCCGCCACCGGCTCGCTGGTCTGGTTCCTGCTGCTCGGCGCCGCCGCGTTCTGGCTCGGCCGCCGGCTCAATTCGCTGCACCTCTGGCGCTTGCTGGACGGCGCGGTCGCTCTCATGATGTGGGCCACGGCCGGCTGGCTCATCGCCAGCCTGTTCTGA
- a CDS encoding HTH-type transcriptional regulator ArgP, protein MLDARQLDALAAVIEHGGFGPAAQALNLTLAAVSLRIKALEEGLGQRLLVRGKTVRATAAGQALLAHVKQLRLMEADLLGGLQGAGAKDGARWQNLSVAINADSVASWFLPGVAPLLKRHRLLLEIVIDDQDHTHDALKSGDVVGCVTTLAQPMRGCVAEPLGVMRYRCVAAPEVVQRCTTPRGAVSPHQLLAHPAIIFNRKDALQDAFLEQHFGLKQPHYPRHYTPAVDAFERAIELGLGWGMVPEQDLTGRPGLQEVLPGATVDVVLYWQHWEREPLSAQRLTAAVKAAAHASLPPVSLN, encoded by the coding sequence ATGCTCGACGCCCGCCAACTCGACGCCCTCGCCGCCGTGATCGAACACGGCGGCTTTGGCCCGGCTGCGCAGGCGCTGAACCTCACCCTCGCTGCGGTGTCGCTGCGCATCAAGGCACTGGAAGAAGGGCTGGGCCAGCGCCTGCTGGTGCGCGGCAAGACGGTGCGCGCCACGGCGGCCGGCCAGGCGCTGCTGGCGCATGTGAAGCAGCTGCGGTTGATGGAGGCCGATCTGCTGGGCGGGCTGCAGGGTGCCGGGGCGAAAGACGGCGCGCGCTGGCAGAACCTGAGCGTGGCGATCAACGCCGATTCGGTGGCGAGCTGGTTTTTGCCCGGCGTGGCGCCGCTGCTGAAGCGCCACCGGCTGCTGCTGGAGATCGTGATCGACGACCAGGACCACACGCACGACGCGCTGAAAAGCGGCGACGTGGTCGGCTGCGTCACCACGCTGGCCCAGCCCATGCGCGGCTGCGTGGCCGAACCGCTGGGCGTGATGCGCTACCGCTGCGTGGCCGCGCCCGAGGTGGTGCAACGCTGCACCACGCCGCGTGGCGCCGTGTCACCGCACCAGCTGCTGGCGCACCCGGCCATCATCTTCAACCGCAAGGACGCGCTGCAGGACGCCTTTCTGGAACAGCACTTCGGCCTGAAGCAACCCCACTACCCGCGCCACTACACACCGGCGGTGGACGCCTTCGAGCGCGCGATCGAGCTGGGGCTGGGCTGGGGCATGGTGCCCGAGCAGGACCTGACCGGCCGGCCGGGGCTGCAGGAGGTGCTGCCCGGCGCCACGGTGGACGTGGTGTTGTATTGGCAACACTGGGAGCGGGAG